One stretch of Paramormyrops kingsleyae isolate MSU_618 chromosome 4, PKINGS_0.4, whole genome shotgun sequence DNA includes these proteins:
- the stam gene encoding signal transducing adapter molecule 1 isoform X2 → MPLFTSNPFDHDVEKATSEMNTAEDWGLILDICDKVGQSRTGPKESLRAIIRRLNHKDPHVAMQALTLLGACVSNCGKIFHLEVCSRDFASEVSNVLNKGHPKVCEKLKALMVEWAEEFRNDPQLSLISAMIKNLKDQGVSFPTAGSQAAEQAKASPALVAKDPTTTVNKKEEEDLAKAIELSLKEQRQPQTPITGLYPSTTSLVTNHKVEGRKVRAIYDFEAAEDNELTFKSGEIITVLDDSDPNWWKGETYQGVGLFPSNFVTADLTAEPEMIKTDKKTVQFSDEVQVETIEPEPEPVYIDEEKMDQLLQMIQSADPTDNQPDPPDLLHLEAACNQMGPLIDLKLEDIDRKHSELSDLNVKVMEALSLYAKLMNEDPVYTMYGKPQTQQYYVPAGSPQVYPGQLQGGTYAVGGAPGYSLPPEQLPSLPPAGQPASSIMMNSTPASGYMAVSAAYSPSPAGMAPTDLQPYEASLNGAAAVPQGVPQSADGQQQVYTQKALL, encoded by the exons ATGCCTCTCTTCACCTCCAACCCGTTTGACCACGATGTGG AAAAGGCCACCAGTGAGATGAACACAGCGGAGGACTGGGGCCTCATTCTCGACATCTGTGATAAGGTGGGACAGTCGCGCACAGG GCCGAAAGAGAGCCTTCGGGCCATCATCAGGAGATTGAACCACAAAGACCCCCACGTTGCCATGCAGGCTCTGACG ctccttGGGGCATGTGTATCAAACTGCGGTAAAATCTTCCACCTAGAAGTTTGTTCCCGAGACTTTGCAAGTGAAGTCAGCAATGTTTTGAATAAG GGTCATCCGAAGGTATGCGAGAAACTGAAAGCCCTCATGGTGGAGTGGGCGGAGGAGTTCCGGAACGACCCGCAGCTCAGCTTGATCTCCGCCATGATTAAGAACCTAAAGGACCAAGGGGTATCCTTCCCCACAGCTGGCTCACAG GCAGCAGAGCAAGCCAAAGCGAGTCCGGCTTTAGTAGCTAAAGACCCCACTACCACTGTCAACAAAAAGGAGGAGGAAGATTTGGCCAAAG CCATTGAGTTGTCCCTGAAGGAACAAAGGCAGCCTCAGACCCCTATCACGGGCCTGTACCCCAGCACCACCAGCCTGGTGACCAACCACAAGGTCGAGGGCCGCAAGGTGAGGGCCATCTATGACTTTGAGGCTGCAGAGGACAACGAGCTGACGTTCAAATCAGGGGAGATTATCACCGTCCTAGATGACAG TGACCCCAACTGGTGGAAGGGGGAAACATACCAAGGGGTTGGTCTATTCCCGTCAAACTTTGTAACGGCCGACCTCACCGCCGAGCCTGAGATGA TAAAAACAGACAAGAAGACTGTGCAGTTCAGTGATGAGGTCCAGGTGGAGACCATCGAACCCGAGCCTGAGCCGGTATATATCGATGAG GAAAAAATGGATCAGTTGTTACAGATGATCCAGAGTGCTGACCCCACAGATAACCAACCCGATCCTCCAGATCTTCTACACCTGGAAG CTGCGTGCAACCAGATGGGCCCTCTTATTGACCTGAAGCTGGAAGATATCGACAG gaagcACTCAGAGTTGTCAGATCTCAACGTGAAGGTGATGGAGGCTCTCTCATTGTACGCCAAGCTGATGAACGAAGACCCCGTATACACCATGTATGGAAAGCCACAGACCCAACAGTACTATGTACCCGCAGGGTCTCCGCAG GTATATCCAGGTCAGCTCCAGGGCGGCACATATGCAGTGGGTGGGGCACCGGGGTACTCCTTGCCTCCAGAGCAGCTACCctcgctgccccctgctggccagccGGCTTCCAG CATCATGATGAATTCCACTCCAGCCAGTGGCTACATGGCTGTGTCTGCTGCCTACAGCCCCTCCCCTGCTGGGATGGCCCCCACCGACCTTCAACCATATGAGGCCTCTCTGAACGGGGCAGCTGCAGTGCCCCAGGGCGTCCCACAGTCCGCCGATGGCCAACAGCAAGTGTATACCCAGAAGGCCTTGCTGTAG
- the stam gene encoding signal transducing adapter molecule 1 isoform X3: MQALTLLGACVSNCGKIFHLEVCSRDFASEVSNVLNKGHPKVCEKLKALMVEWAEEFRNDPQLSLISAMIKNLKDQGVSFPTAGSQAAEQAKASPALVAKDPTTTVNKKEEEDLAKAIELSLKEQRQPQTPITGLYPSTTSLVTNHKVEGRKVRAIYDFEAAEDNELTFKSGEIITVLDDSDPNWWKGETYQGVGLFPSNFVTADLTAEPEMIKTDKKTVQFSDEVQVETIEPEPEPVYIDEEKMDQLLQMIQSADPTDNQPDPPDLLHLEAACNQMGPLIDLKLEDIDRKHSELSDLNVKVMEALSLYAKLMNEDPVYTMYGKPQTQQYYVPAGSPQVYPGQLQGGTYAVGGAPGYSLPPEQLPSLPPAGQPASSIMMNSTPASGYMAVSAAYSPSPAGMAPTDLQPYEASLNGAAAVPQGVPQSADGQQQVYTQKALL, translated from the exons ATGCAGGCTCTGACG ctccttGGGGCATGTGTATCAAACTGCGGTAAAATCTTCCACCTAGAAGTTTGTTCCCGAGACTTTGCAAGTGAAGTCAGCAATGTTTTGAATAAG GGTCATCCGAAGGTATGCGAGAAACTGAAAGCCCTCATGGTGGAGTGGGCGGAGGAGTTCCGGAACGACCCGCAGCTCAGCTTGATCTCCGCCATGATTAAGAACCTAAAGGACCAAGGGGTATCCTTCCCCACAGCTGGCTCACAG GCAGCAGAGCAAGCCAAAGCGAGTCCGGCTTTAGTAGCTAAAGACCCCACTACCACTGTCAACAAAAAGGAGGAGGAAGATTTGGCCAAAG CCATTGAGTTGTCCCTGAAGGAACAAAGGCAGCCTCAGACCCCTATCACGGGCCTGTACCCCAGCACCACCAGCCTGGTGACCAACCACAAGGTCGAGGGCCGCAAGGTGAGGGCCATCTATGACTTTGAGGCTGCAGAGGACAACGAGCTGACGTTCAAATCAGGGGAGATTATCACCGTCCTAGATGACAG TGACCCCAACTGGTGGAAGGGGGAAACATACCAAGGGGTTGGTCTATTCCCGTCAAACTTTGTAACGGCCGACCTCACCGCCGAGCCTGAGATGA TAAAAACAGACAAGAAGACTGTGCAGTTCAGTGATGAGGTCCAGGTGGAGACCATCGAACCCGAGCCTGAGCCGGTATATATCGATGAG GAAAAAATGGATCAGTTGTTACAGATGATCCAGAGTGCTGACCCCACAGATAACCAACCCGATCCTCCAGATCTTCTACACCTGGAAG CTGCGTGCAACCAGATGGGCCCTCTTATTGACCTGAAGCTGGAAGATATCGACAG gaagcACTCAGAGTTGTCAGATCTCAACGTGAAGGTGATGGAGGCTCTCTCATTGTACGCCAAGCTGATGAACGAAGACCCCGTATACACCATGTATGGAAAGCCACAGACCCAACAGTACTATGTACCCGCAGGGTCTCCGCAG GTATATCCAGGTCAGCTCCAGGGCGGCACATATGCAGTGGGTGGGGCACCGGGGTACTCCTTGCCTCCAGAGCAGCTACCctcgctgccccctgctggccagccGGCTTCCAG CATCATGATGAATTCCACTCCAGCCAGTGGCTACATGGCTGTGTCTGCTGCCTACAGCCCCTCCCCTGCTGGGATGGCCCCCACCGACCTTCAACCATATGAGGCCTCTCTGAACGGGGCAGCTGCAGTGCCCCAGGGCGTCCCACAGTCCGCCGATGGCCAACAGCAAGTGTATACCCAGAAGGCCTTGCTGTAG
- the stam gene encoding signal transducing adapter molecule 1 isoform X1 — translation MTRQSNNGSISGAEGFWCSEAAIIPLSTMLMRIGFILLSGLCCVSALLFCWGGGDFFRLQDENCPVPCGPKESLRAIIRRLNHKDPHVAMQALTLLGACVSNCGKIFHLEVCSRDFASEVSNVLNKGHPKVCEKLKALMVEWAEEFRNDPQLSLISAMIKNLKDQGVSFPTAGSQAAEQAKASPALVAKDPTTTVNKKEEEDLAKAIELSLKEQRQPQTPITGLYPSTTSLVTNHKVEGRKVRAIYDFEAAEDNELTFKSGEIITVLDDSDPNWWKGETYQGVGLFPSNFVTADLTAEPEMIKTDKKTVQFSDEVQVETIEPEPEPVYIDEEKMDQLLQMIQSADPTDNQPDPPDLLHLEAACNQMGPLIDLKLEDIDRKHSELSDLNVKVMEALSLYAKLMNEDPVYTMYGKPQTQQYYVPAGSPQVYPGQLQGGTYAVGGAPGYSLPPEQLPSLPPAGQPASSIMMNSTPASGYMAVSAAYSPSPAGMAPTDLQPYEASLNGAAAVPQGVPQSADGQQQVYTQKALL, via the exons ATGACTCGGCAGAGCAATAATGGCAGCATTTCCGGCGCTGAAGGGTTCTGGTGCTCCGAGGCTGCGATCATTCCATTAAGCACAATGTTGATGCGAATCGGTTTCATTCTGCTTAGTGGTCTCTGTTGTGTGTCAGCACTTCtgttctgttggggggggggtgacttttTCAGGCTTCAAGATGAGAACTGTCCAGTCCCTTGTGG GCCGAAAGAGAGCCTTCGGGCCATCATCAGGAGATTGAACCACAAAGACCCCCACGTTGCCATGCAGGCTCTGACG ctccttGGGGCATGTGTATCAAACTGCGGTAAAATCTTCCACCTAGAAGTTTGTTCCCGAGACTTTGCAAGTGAAGTCAGCAATGTTTTGAATAAG GGTCATCCGAAGGTATGCGAGAAACTGAAAGCCCTCATGGTGGAGTGGGCGGAGGAGTTCCGGAACGACCCGCAGCTCAGCTTGATCTCCGCCATGATTAAGAACCTAAAGGACCAAGGGGTATCCTTCCCCACAGCTGGCTCACAG GCAGCAGAGCAAGCCAAAGCGAGTCCGGCTTTAGTAGCTAAAGACCCCACTACCACTGTCAACAAAAAGGAGGAGGAAGATTTGGCCAAAG CCATTGAGTTGTCCCTGAAGGAACAAAGGCAGCCTCAGACCCCTATCACGGGCCTGTACCCCAGCACCACCAGCCTGGTGACCAACCACAAGGTCGAGGGCCGCAAGGTGAGGGCCATCTATGACTTTGAGGCTGCAGAGGACAACGAGCTGACGTTCAAATCAGGGGAGATTATCACCGTCCTAGATGACAG TGACCCCAACTGGTGGAAGGGGGAAACATACCAAGGGGTTGGTCTATTCCCGTCAAACTTTGTAACGGCCGACCTCACCGCCGAGCCTGAGATGA TAAAAACAGACAAGAAGACTGTGCAGTTCAGTGATGAGGTCCAGGTGGAGACCATCGAACCCGAGCCTGAGCCGGTATATATCGATGAG GAAAAAATGGATCAGTTGTTACAGATGATCCAGAGTGCTGACCCCACAGATAACCAACCCGATCCTCCAGATCTTCTACACCTGGAAG CTGCGTGCAACCAGATGGGCCCTCTTATTGACCTGAAGCTGGAAGATATCGACAG gaagcACTCAGAGTTGTCAGATCTCAACGTGAAGGTGATGGAGGCTCTCTCATTGTACGCCAAGCTGATGAACGAAGACCCCGTATACACCATGTATGGAAAGCCACAGACCCAACAGTACTATGTACCCGCAGGGTCTCCGCAG GTATATCCAGGTCAGCTCCAGGGCGGCACATATGCAGTGGGTGGGGCACCGGGGTACTCCTTGCCTCCAGAGCAGCTACCctcgctgccccctgctggccagccGGCTTCCAG CATCATGATGAATTCCACTCCAGCCAGTGGCTACATGGCTGTGTCTGCTGCCTACAGCCCCTCCCCTGCTGGGATGGCCCCCACCGACCTTCAACCATATGAGGCCTCTCTGAACGGGGCAGCTGCAGTGCCCCAGGGCGTCCCACAGTCCGCCGATGGCCAACAGCAAGTGTATACCCAGAAGGCCTTGCTGTAG